The following nucleotide sequence is from Zea mays cultivar B73 chromosome 1, Zm-B73-REFERENCE-NAM-5.0, whole genome shotgun sequence.
ATAAAGGATGACTGACTGTTTACCATTTAGTGTTTAGGATAACATTGATCATGGACGTCGGTGTACCCATCAAAAGGGGCAATGCCAAATTTCGCCACATCATCTTCACTGACGTCGTCTCCGTCCCCATGGGTGACGCCACTATAGAAAGCCACGACTCAGCCATCACCATCTCCATCAATGGTGGACTTGTGGGCCTCGCTCTTGGTGGTTGAACAGGAGCTGCTGCAAATCAAAACAGCAGTGCAACATGAGCGGCAGCTGGCGTCGTCTGCACGGCACCAAACGTCGATGGTTGTGGTCCTACAGGCTGCTGCTCGTGGCTTCTTTGCACGACGGAGCGTGTGGGAGATGTGCTAGCGGATGCTCGAGGCAGTCTTGCTGGTGGTTGACCTCAGCACACCGGGTCGCGACCTCACCCTGTCGGGCGACCATCAACAGTCGCGCCTCCAGATGCGAGCATGGTATGTGTCCCGCTAGCGACGAACTTCAACTCTATGGCAGCAGTAGTAGGGAAGGTGCTCCCTCGTCATCGGCAAGGGTGCACTTCTTAGCGCCACCACATTCCGCTACCGGCCGCCACGAGAGCGCCTCCACTGGTCATTGTTGCGACCTACTCCAGGTGGCCATCCATGTGCTCCCCTTTTGTCCAGATGACGTCCATGGGATCCAGGTGGTTGCACACGTGCAAGTCCAATTCGCGGAGGGTGTCTACCTTATGGGTCAAAAAATCAGATACGAAATAATAAAATAAGCCGAAATAAAAAAAACTTGTCTTCTACGTGTTTGGTTTTGGGTCAAGTAGATTCGGTCTTTGGGCACCTGTCATGCTGCAtctcgaggacgagctgcttgTCCAGGAGGGGTGTAATGTCAGGACCTATCAGGGTCCAAGGGGGCGGCGACAAGGAGCAGCAGTAAGCAGCGAAGGTCAAAGGATAAGAAGATTAGTTTAGATTATCTAGtaaattagttgagattatctaggaaatTAGTTCAGATTATCTAgaaaggttatcagttagtagtctgttgagagtttttaggagagttttaaggagatagtATCTCTAGCTAGAAAGATTATCTAGAAAGGTTATCAGTTATTAGTTAGTAGtctgttgagagtttttaggccaacgtatttatgtaatcaatggataaGACATAAAATAGACAAGAATTAGAAGAAATCATCATCTTGCTCGACCGTGGATAGAGGCCCCCGGCCAGCCTCCCTATCGTCCTAAACCCTAGTGGTCTCCCTCTAACCCGTGCAGACCACACTGTGAACACCCTGTGAACAGTAATCGCGACTGTAGCAACGCGGTACATCTACTACTCATTGGTGGGTACAGTATCGCACCGCCTCCACCGTGAATAGTCCACACGGCCTCCACCAGTATCTCCCAACAATAGATCCTTGTTCGGTTAGGAGTGAAGTGAATAGAAAGGGATTAAATTGTATTAAATCTCCCACTATTTAAATTTAAATAGAAAGAGATTGTATCCACtctaatcccactcaatccacttcTAACCAAACATGCACTTAAGAATCGAACATGTTTCTTTACTACATCAGTTACGGAATCGACAGTTTAGTTTACATTCCCACTGCTATGCTCGACATCCAAGTATTCTATAACATGATTGCAAGATCAGGACACTATCGCCAAACACCGCCAAGCCCCAACATCGAACAAAATGAGGTTTGCAAGAGTCGGAGTAACTGTGACAGTGATCCAATAGCAGAGAAACTTGGAACGATAGAACTTGTTGTTTTCCCTTCATTGTCACATCTCGACAAAAATGAGGTTTGCCACAAGTTTGAACAGATGTAGACAGCACACCGGCACAACCGCAAGCAGCTAGGCACACTGTCAGTCAAAACAAAACAATAGCGACAGCACCGCGATTTCATCCCTAGCAATGATCTATACAGCAGCAGGGATCAGGATTTATACTTGCACATACTCAGGGAATAACAGAGTCACAAGGATCGTTTCACACGCTCTTTCCAGTTTTAAGATTAACCAAAAATTTCCATGCCAGCAACGTTGGACAACAGGGTCAGCTAGAAAGCCCCAAAACAGAAGTGCTCAAAGCAAAGCAAAGCATAGCTATAGCAGATGCCAAAAGATTCTGGACATCTAGACTTCACAAAAAATACTGAACTTAAGCTGCAGAAGACTAGACTTCACAAAAAATACTGAACTTAAGCTGCATAAGACAGGTCTCATAGTAGACTATGCCTACTCCCAGCCTTGGGCTGTCGGCGGGGCTGCTTGGTCCCAACCAGTAGGAGCAACCACTGGAGGTACAGTGCCGTCCGCAGGTACAGGGGCCCCGGCTTGATCCCAGCCTTCACCGGTAGGAACTGGAGCTGCAAACGAAATTGGGAATCGTCATGTTAGGACAACAGTAACTCGGTACAAAGTAGAACTGTCAGTGTTATAGttttcttgtgaacacaacatgCATGGGCTCAAGAAGTCTAATACCAAAGATGAGACAATTTTAAAGTAAGGAGAAGGTAGCTGTATATACCCGGAGCAGCACCCCAATCAGCACCAGTAGGAGCAACAGGTGGTGCAGCCACATCAGAGGTCCACTGGTCACCACCCCACTGATCAGCTCCTTGGTAATCAGTGATTGCGGCAAACTCAGGGGCCGCGGCAACTTCCTCCTCCTGCTCCTTTGCTTCCTCTGGGTCTCTATAGAAGAACAGATCGACCTGCAAACAGCATTATCATACAAGAATGCAAAGGTTACCAAAAAAATCTGGACTCATTGCATCTCTAATGTCATTTTGAACAGCGCCATAAGCTAGCATACCATGACTTCCCACTTGTGCCCAGGAAGGATAGTGCCCCTCATTTGCAGAACCATCCTGGACAGAAGCCAGAACAGACATCCAATGCTGTTCCTCCCCTTGTTGTTCGCTGGGATGCCGATATCGACGTACCGCATGGGAGAGTCAGTGTCACAGAAGGCAATGGTTGGGATGTTCCCCAGAGCAGACTCCTTGATTGGCTGCAAACGATTACCAGCATAACAATTAGTTCACCATCACACTGCAGGGTCCACTCAGTAAGTACTTCAGAACTTTGAAACTGAAACTATTGTCACCTGATGGTCAGTCCTTGGGTCAGTAAGGATGAGCAGTCGAGGCTCGCTGAAGGAGGTCTGGAGCTGATTAGTGAATGTACCAGGGGTGTGCCTCCCAGCGATGGCATGGGCGCCAGTGTACTGAGCGAACTTGAGGACAGCACGCTGGCCATAT
It contains:
- the LOC100273170 gene encoding 40S ribosomal protein SA-like, with the translated sequence MAAAAGGGAVRALSQKEQDIQMMLAADVHLGTKNCDFQTERYVFKRRTDGIYIINLGKTWDKLQLAARVIVAIENPQDIIVQSARPYGQRAVLKFAQYTGAHAIAGRHTPGTFTNQLQTSFSEPRLLILTDPRTDHQPIKESALGNIPTIAFCDTDSPMRYVDIGIPANNKGRNSIGCLFWLLSRMVLQMRGTILPGHKWEVMVDLFFYRDPEEAKEQEEEVAAAPEFAAITDYQGADQWGGDQWTSDVAAPPVAPTGADWGAAPAPVPTGEGWDQAGAPVPADGTVPPVVAPTGWDQAAPPTAQGWE